The genomic region AAACCGCCATGCGCGTCACCGACGCGCTTGCCTCGGGGCGCTACGGCAAGGACGTGACGGGCGAGGAAGTGCGCACCATCATGGGCGCGGAAATCGAAAAGGTTCTGGGCCCGGTGGCAAAGCCGCTGGAACTTGACCTGTCGCACAAGCCGCATGTGATCCTCGTCGTCGGCGTCAACGGCACCGGCAAGACGACGACCATCGGCAAGCTTGCGGCAAAGCTCACCGCTGGCGGCCTCAAGGTCATGCTCGCGGCAGGCGATACGTTCCGCGCAGCCGCGATCGAGCAACTGCATATATGGGGCGAGCGTACCGGCTCGCCGGTCGTCTCCTCCAAGCTCGGCGCCGACGCGGCGGGGCTTGCCTATGATGCATGGGAAAAGGCCAAGGAAGCGGGCAGCGATGTGCTGATCATCGATACGGCGGGACGCTTGCAGAACAAGGCCGAACTGATGGACGAGCTTGCCAAGATCGTGCGCGTTCTGGGCAAGCATGACCCGGAAGCGCCGCATACGGTGTTGCAGACGCTCGACGCCACCACCGGCCAGAACGCGCTTAATCAGGTCGAGATTTTCAAGAATATCGCGGGCGTCAACGGCCTCGTCATGACCAAGCTTGACGGAACCGCGCGCGGCGGCATTCTGGTAGCCATTTCGGCCAAGCATAAACTGCCGATCTATTTCATCGGCGTCGGCGAAGGCGTCGACGATCTGGAACCCTTTGCGGCCAAGGATTTTGCCCGCGCCATCGCAGGAGTTGCCTGATGGAGCATCCCGTTTTCGAGCGCGACCCGTCGCAGAAAAGTGAAGTCGAGCGCCGGGAAGTCCCGCCGCTCCTGAAGCTGGCGCTGGAACTGGGGCCGCTTCTGGTCTTCTTCTTCGCCAATGCGCGCGGTGAAATGCTGATCGAGCGCTTTCCGGTGCTGGCGTCCATCGGCGCGCCTATCTTTCTGGCGACAGCCCTTTTCATGGCGGCAACCGTGATCGCGCTTGCCATTTCATGGTCGATGACGCGCACGCTGCCCATCATGCCGCTCGTCTCCGGCATTGTTGTGCTGGTGTTCGGCGCGCTGACGCTCTGGCTGCACAATGACACCTTCATCAAGATGAAGCCCACCATCGTCAACACGCTGTTCGGCGCAATCCTGCTGGGGCGGGCTTTTCTTCGGCAAATCCCTGCTCGGCTATGTCTTCGATTCTGCCTTCCGTCTCGATGCCGAGGGCTGGAGAAAACTGACGCTGCGCTGGGGCCTGTTCTTCATCTTCCTCGCCGTGGTCAACGAACTTGTCTGGCGGAATTTTTCGACCGATGCCTGGGTATCGTTCAAGGTCTGGGGCATTATGCCCATCACCGTTGTCTTCACGCTTTTACAAATGCCGCTTATCCAGAAGCATTCACTGACGGAAGACAACAAGACCGCGTCGTAACGGGAGGACGGACACCATGAACGACATCGCACCACGGCTTGAAATCGAACAGTTCATCTGCCGCAGCGACAATTACGGCGTCCTCATCCACGATCCGCAAAGCGCGCTCACCGCTTCCATCGATGCGCCCGACGCGGCGGCTGTCGAGGCGGCGCTGAAACGGCGCGGCTGGACACTCGACTTCATCTTCACCACCCATCACCACCTCGACCATGTGGAAGGCAATGAAGCGCTGAAGGCGAAATACGGGGTCGGCATCATCGGTCCCAAGGCCGAGGAAACGAAGATTCCGGGCATCGACCGGACCGTGAAGGATGGCGACGAGTTCACCTTCGGTCTCTTCCGGGTGAAGGCCATTGCCACACCGGGGCATACGGCGGGCGAGATCTCCTACTATATTCCCGACGCGAAAGCCGTCTTCACGGGCGACACGCTGTTCGCGCTCGGTTGCGGGCGGCTTTTCGAGGGAACGCCGCTCACCATGTTCCAGTCGCTGCTGAAGCTGATTGCGCTTCCGGGCGACACGGCGGTCTATTGCGGCCATGAATATACCGAAAGCAATGCCCGCTTTGCCCTTACCATCGACCCGGCCAATTCCGCACTCAAGGAGCGTGCCGCAGAGATTGCGCGCCTGCGTGCCGCCGATCGCATGACATTGCCGTCGAGCATCGCGCTTGAAATGGCGACGAACCCTTTCCTGCGCTGGCACGATGCAGGCATTCGCAGCCGCCTCGGCTTGCAGGATGCGCCCGACGAAGCCGTGTTTGCCGAAATCCGCAAGCGCAAGGATATGTTCTGACATATGGTATTGAGCGCGAATCGTTCCACAGTTCGAGGATAGAAGAATGACGGTGTTATCCCGTTTCAAGATTGCAGGCTGCGCCGTTTTCCTCGGCCTCTCGCTTGTCGCCCTGCCCGGTTCGATGACTGCCGCGTTTGCCGATGACCTGCTGCTCGACGTCGCACCGAAGCAGACGCCTGCCGAGATCAATAATTTCAAGCTGAGCGAAGATTTCCTCTCGCGCATGGAAAAGGTGCAGGAACAGCTGGGCGGCATGGAACTTTCGGCGACGGAAGAGGAAGGACAGGACGCCACGCCTTCTTTCGACAAGATGGTGAAGAGCGTCGAATCCCGCCCGCAGGTCGTGGAAGTGCTCAAGGCCCAGAACATAACGCCCAGCGATTATATCCTGGGCTATTTCGCCCTGATGAGCAGCCTTGCGGCGGCTGATGCGGAGAGCGAGCCGCAGCTGGTGGACGAGTTGAAGGACATCAATCCCGAACATCTCGCCTTCGGCAAGCAGTATAGCGAGCGCATCCGCGTCCTGATCGGCGAGTAAGTTTTCCGCGATTGCCAATCTCCTCATCTTGAGGAGGTATCTTGAGCTTGCGAAGGATACCGTCTCGAAAGATCGGAGATGGACCCTTCGAGACGCGGCCCTCGAATTCTCGGGCCGCTCCTCAGGATGAGGGACGGAGCGCAGGCAACTGGAGCGTTTCCAGTTGAAACAGAGCAGTGGGAACCGCTCTAAGTATTTTCTTCATCGCATTATCCACGGCATCGAAGCGGGAATAGAAATCAGTCCAGTGGACTGATTTCTCCGCGTAGACGCTTCGCACTTTTGCTGGAAATGCTCTATTTTACCGCACAGGTTGCCTCAAAAGCCGCAATGCGTTGATCGTCACAAGAACGGTCGCGCCCGTATCGGCCAGAATGGCGGGCCAGAGGCCGGTGATGCCCAGCACCGTGGTCACCAGAAAGACAGCCTTCAATCCAAGCGCTATGGCAATGTTTTGATGGATATTGCGCATGGTCCGCTTGGAAAGGTCGACCATTTCCTCCACATCGCCAACCCGACCGTGCAGGACGGCGGCGTCCGCCGTTTCCAGCGCCACATCGGTGCCGCCGCCCATGGCGATGCCGACATCGGCGGCGGCAAGCGCTGGCGCGTCGTTGATGCCGTCGCCAATCTTGGCGACGATCAGCCCTTCCTTGCGCAATTCGCCAACAATACGCTGCTTGTCTTGCGGCAGAAGCTCGGCCCGCACCTCGATCCCGAGATCGCGCCCGATGGCTTCCGCCGTGCGGCGATTGTCGCCGGTCAGCATGACGGTGCGAATATTGGCCGCTTTCAATTCCTGCAAACCGGCAATGGCATCGGCGCGCGGTTCGTCGCGCATGGCGATTGCACCGGCGATCCTGCCATTGGCAACCAGCACAGAAACCGTCTTGCCTTCGTCGTTGCAGGCGGCAATGCGGTTGGCCAGCGCATCCGGAATAGCCGCAATATCATCGGCGGCGCGACGGGAACCCAGAAACAGGTCCTTCTCGCCCACCATGCCCGACACGCCCTTGCCGCCATGGGCCTTTCCTCCCGTCACCGGGGCAAGTTTCAGCCCGCGCTGTTCTGCGGCACCGACAATCGCCAGCGCCAGCGGGTGGCTTGAGCCCGCATCCAGCGACGCGGCAAGACGCAGCACTTCATCTTCGGGCAGGTCGCCCGCCAGCACATCGGTCACCTTCGGCTTGCCTTCGGTCAGCGTGCCAGTCTTGTCGAAGCACGCCGCCGTGATCTTGCCGATGGTTTCCAGCACCGCGCCACCCTTCATCAGAAGACCGCGCCGGGCGCCCGACGAGAGCGCGGCTGCAATTGCCGCAGGCGTGGAAATGACCAGCGCGCAGGGGCAACCGATCAGGAGGATCGCAAGTCCCTTGTAGATCCATTCGTTCCAGTCGCCGCCCGCAAGAAGCGGCGGCAGGATGGCGACGAGCGCCGCCACCACAACCACGCCCGGCGTGTAATAGGTCGAAAAACGATTGATGAAACGCTCGGTCGGCGCCTTGGCTTCCTGCGCTTCCTCGACCAGCCGCACGACGCGGGCGATGGTGTTATCCTGCGCGGCAGCCGTGACCCGCACCCGCAGTACGCCGTCGCCATTGATCGTGCCGGCAAAAACCGTGTCGCCTTCAGCCTTGCCGACCGGCGTGCTTTCACCAGTGACGGGCGCTTCATCGACCGCGCTTTCACCCGTGAGGATTTCACCATCGGCAGGCATGCGGTCGCCGGGGCGCACGGAAATCACATCGCCAACCGCCAGGCTGTCAGCCGCAACTTCCGAAGTCGTCCCGTTCTTCTCGAGAAACGCAGTCTTCGGCACCAGCGCGGTGAGCGACTGGATGCTGGCGCGCGCCTTTCCGGCGGCCACCCCTTCCAGAAGCTCGCCGACCAGGAACAGAAACACGACGGCTGCCGCTTCCTCGGTCGCGCCAATGAACATGGCACCTATGGCGGCAATCGTCATCAGCATCTCGATGGAAAATGGCGTACCGTTGATCGCCGCCATATAGGCGCGCCTGGCAATCGGCACGAGACCGATCAGCATCGCCGCCGTGAAAGCCCACAGCTCGATCGCCGGGTAGAGATGCCCGGCTATATAGGCGGCGACCAGCCCGCCGCCGCAGGCCAGCATCATCTGGCCCTTCTTCGAGCGCCACCACGGCAGCGGTTTTGCAGGCGCGCTTGCCTTTGGCGCAGCCCTGCCGCCGCTGGCAGCGGGAGCGGTGTCGGCAAGCGTGGTCCTGTAGCCCAGAGCCGTCACCTTGGCGGCGATTTCATCGCTCCTTGCTGTCCCGTCATGATTGACGTTCATCGCGCCATTGGTCACGGAGACAGACACGTCCGTCACGCCGGGCAGGCGGCGCACGGCGGTATCGATCTTGGCCGCGCAGGATGCGCAATCCATGCCATCGACCCGAAAGCGCAGACTGTCCGGCGTTGCCGCAATCTCGCTGTGGCCGTCCTGATCGTGCTCATGCCCATGATCATGCGCATGATCGTGGCTGCCGCCGCACGCCCCGTGGTCATGATCATGGTCATGGTCATGGTGAGAATGATCGTGCGAATGTTCGCCCTTTGCCGGGGCTTTTTCCGACGCGACCGGCTCCGCACCATATCCGAGGCTGCGAACCTTGGCGGCAATCTTGTCGAGATCGCCCGTTCCATCATGGCTGACGGTCATCGTGCCTCCCGCAACCGAAACGGAGACATCCTTGATCCCGCGCACGCGCCGCACGGCAGTTTCGATCTTGGCTGCGCAGGACGCGCAATCCATACCGTCGATGCGAAAGCGAATCTGGTTCAGTGTTTCACTCATGATCTGCTCTTTTCAGGACTGCTCTTGAATTGTCTTGAGCAAGGTCTACATCCTCTAGTGACTAGAGGAGCAAGCGGAAAATGATCACGAATGTGCCCATCGGCGAAGCATCGAAGGCGAGCGGCGTCAAAGTGCCGACCATCCGTTATTACGAGCAGATCGGCCTGCTGCCTTCTCCGCCGCGCAGTGACGGCAATCGCCGCCTCTATGACCGGAGCGACATCCAGCGGCTTCTCTTCATCCGCCATGCCCGCGATCTGGGGTTTGAGGTGGATGCGATCCGCACGCTTCTCGATCTTCAGGACAATCCCGACCAGTCATGCGCGGCAGCCGACGCCATTGCACGCGCGCGCCTCAGCGATGTGGAGCATCGCATCGCCAAACTGCTTTCGCTCAAGACGGAGTTGCAGCGCATGCTGGAATGCACCGCGCATGGCCGCATCGACCAGTGCCGCGTGATCGAGATTCTCGGAAACCACGAGGAATGCGTGCACCCGAAGCATTAATTGGACTCGAGCGCATCCCGAAAAGGGAAATTAGTCCACTGGACCGATTTCTGATCCTGCTTCGATCAGATGAGATGCGCGATAAAACAAAAGACAGAGCATTTCCAACGATTCATGAAAAACAGGAAATGCTCTGGCTGTCGGTCAATTCACTTTTGAAAAACGGGTCGCCTGAATCTTGAGCGTGCCGATCTGGGTGCCGATCCGGGCCACGACGGGCGCATAGATGCCCGAATTGCCAAGCGATGCGAAGGAAATCGTCATCCGGCTGCGATTGCTCAGGTAATCGATGGCCTTCTTGCCCTTCTGATAACCGGAAATCGGAATGAATTTCGCCGAGCAGATGACCGATTCGCCGGTAAAGCCATCGGTCGTGAACGATTCGGTGCCGTTGAAGGAAAGCCTGATCTCGGCTCGCGTCTGGCCGTCGAAGACGCTCAGCGAACGATCGCAGACTGCCCGGCCATTCTTGGCCGGAATCATGAGGGCGCTCAGCGGATCGCTGACACTCAGCAGATCCTGCGGCGATGTTTCCACCCAGGGGTCGCGCTTTTTCACCGGAGGCTGGTTTTCCGCCGCCACGACATTGCCATTGGCGAAGCGGATCGTGGTGCTCTTGTTCTTGCGGCCATGCTTGTAGGCGAGATCGAAGCTCTTCGGCACGACCTTGCCGCCGACGGCGCTGCCGGTAACGTGCACGGTGCCGTCCGTATCGTCGAACACCCGCGCCAGACCGGAGGTCAGGAAACGGCCATTGAGGTTGTAATTCGCGCCATTGACCGTGGTTTCTATGGCGGACCGCGCAATGGAAAGCCCGAAAATGGAAATATCGTATTCCGTCCGGTAAAGATCATCGGCCCGGGCCGCGCCGCTGGCCATCGTCAGTGCCCCCAAGCTCAGGCCCGCGAAGGCCAGTCCTGCCGCAGCCGCCACACCATACTGCGCCAGCCGGTGCCGGACGGGCTTCAACACATGCGACGGTTCGATCATACTCGGCATTCCTTTCGCCTGCTTTTCCAATGAAGGTTTTCAACCACATTGGACCGCCAGAAAGTTGCGTGGGATTCTTCGATACAGTATCTGTGCAACAGGCAAAACCGGCGAAGTTATGATTGCAAGCTTTCGTGAAGACCGTTCGGAAGCCGGAAAACCGCGTCTTTGCGCGATGGATACGGAATCTCACTTGACTGCAACGGCTGCTGTCACTATAGAAACGCGACTTTCCCAATAGGCCGCCTGTCCGAGATCGCGCGCCAGCAGCATCAAACTGCGTTGATTGCTTGAATTCGGACATTCGGGTCGGGGCCTGAAGAACGTAATTGAAGGTGAGACCAAAATGTCCCGCGCTTGTGAATTGACCGGCAAGTCGGTCCAGTACGGCAACAATGTCAGCCACGCGAACAACAAGACGCGTCGCCGCTTTCTGCCGAACCTCTGCAATGTTACGCTGATGTCCGAAACCCTCGGCCAGAGCTATCGTCTGCGCGTTTCCGCCAACGCCCTGCGTTCGGTCGAACATCGCGGCGGTCTGGATGCGTTCCTCGTCAAGTCCGACGACAAGGAACTGTCGCAGCGCGCTCGCCTGCTGAAGCGTCAGATCGCAAAGAAGCAGGCTGAAGCAGTCGCTGCCTAAGCTTTCGGCCAAATGATTTGACAAAAAAGGCCGGCTCTCGTCGGCCTTTTTTGCTGGTTCCATCACCCAGGATAAAAAAATGTCAATCGAGACACCCACTTTTTCCCGGCTTATGCCAGCGATACTGGCCATGTGCGTGGCGGTTGCCGCGTCGAATATTCTCGTCCAGTATCCGTTCCAGCATTTCGGCCTCGGTGAAGTTCTGACCTACGGTGCCTTCACCTATCCTGTCGCCTTTCTGGTCAATGACCTGACGAATCGCCGCTTCGGCCCTGCCGCCGCGCGCAAGGTGGTCTATGCCGGTTTCGTGCTGGGCGTCGTCATGTCGATCTGGCTGGCAACCCCGCGCATCGCGATTGCCTCGGGCTCGGCCTTTCTTTTCGCACAGCTGATGGACATCACCGTCTTCGACCGCCTGCGCCGCAAGACCTGGTGGAAGGCGCCCTTTGCCGCCGCCATGTTCGGCTCTGTGCTCGATACGGTCCTGTTCTTCTCGATTGCCTTCGCAGCCGGATTTGCGTGGATCGACACGCTCACGGGAATGCCCGATTCGTCGCTTGCCGAACCGGCGTCCTTCCTCGGCCTCGGCGTGCCGCTCTGGGCATCGCTGGCTTTTGGCGACTTCTTTGTGAAGGTCATCATGGGGACGCTTATGCTGATCCCCTATGGGGCAATCCTCGCCGTCTTCGCCCCGTCGCTTTATGCGCCGAGCCGGACAACGGCGGAAGAGGCATGACAAAGGGCGCCTGAAGCATTTCCAGCAAAAGCGTGAAGCGCCTTTGCGTTCGGAAATGCATCACAATGAACTTCAAGCCCCTTTGCTTTACCTTCTGCCAGCCCGGCGCCTGCCCTTGGCCGGAGCCGCGGCCCCCTGCTCCTCGAAAAGCGAGGCAAGCTGTTCGGTCATGGCGCCAGCCAGTTCTTCCGCATCGACGATGGTGACGGCGCGCTGATAATAGCGCGTGACGTCATGGCCGATGCCGATGGCGATCAGTTCCACCGGCGAACGCGTTTCGATTTCCTCGATTACGGCGCGCAGGTGCCTCTCCAGATAGTTGCCGGGATTGACGGAAAGCGTCGAGTCGTCGACCGGCGCGCCATCCGAAATCATCATCAGGATCTTGCGCTGTTCAGGCCGTCCAAGCAGGCGCTGATGCGCCCAGATCAGCGCCTCGCCGTCGATGTTTTCCTTCAGCAGCCCTTCGCGCATCATCAGGCCGAGATTGCGCCGGGCGCGCCGCCAGGGCGCATCGGCGCTCTTGTAGACGATGTGGCGCAGATCGTTGAGGCGACCTGGATTGGCGGGCTTGCCGCGTCCAAGCCACGCTTCGCGCGACTGGCCGCCCTTCCACGCCTTGGTGGTGAAGCCCAGGATTTCCACCTTCACGCCGCAACGCTCCAGCGTGCGGGCGAGAATATCCGCGCAGGTCGCGGCAACCGTGATCGGGCGACCGCGCATGGAGCCGGAATTGTCCAGCACCAGCGTGACGACCGTATCGCGGAAATCCGTATCGCGCTCCTGCTTGTAGGAAAGCGGCTGCGTCGGGTCGATGACGATACGCACCAGACGCGCCGAATCGAGATAGCCCTCTTCCAGATCGAAATCCCACGAGCGGTTCTGCTGCGCCATCAGGCGGCGCTGCAGGCGGTTGGCGAGACGCCCCACCACGCCCTGCAGATTGGCAAGCTGCTTGTCGAGGAAACCGCGCAGACGATCGAGTTCCGCCTCGTCACAAAGATCGGTCGCTTCGACCTCTTCATCGAACTCGCGCGTGAAGACCTTGTAATCGACATGCTCGGCAAAATTGGCGAAAGGCTGGTTCGGACGGCGTGTATCGCCCGGCGTTTCCGCGTCGATATCCTCGCTGTCGTCCATGTCGTCGGCGGAAGCGTCGGCGGCATCCATTTCGCCCTGCTCGCCTTCATCGCTCGAACTGTCGGATTCCTCGCTTTCAGCCGAATCGGAACCTTCCTGGCTCTCGTCGCCGCCTTCCTCGTTCTCGTCGGAATCCGGCGTCTGTTCGTCGTTCTGTTCTTCTTCGTCGCTCGGTTCTTCCTGCGACAGCTCTTCCGCCATGTCCATGGAAGCGAGCATGTCGCGCACCGTGCGCGCAAAGGCCTGCTGGTCTTCGAGATTGTCGCCAAGCCGCGCAATGTCGGCTGCAGCCTTCTGTTCGATCCAGTCGCGCCACAGTTCCAGCACCTGCCCAGCTTCCGCAGGGGCGGCCCGCCCGGTCAGCTTCTCACGCAGCAGAAGCGACACGGCTTCCTCGAGCGGCGCATCTTCCCTCTCGGTGACGGTGGAGAAATTGGCTTTCGAATATTTATCCGCAAGCATGGTGGAAAGATTGTCCGCCATGCCCGCCATGGCGCGCGCGCCGATGGCTTCAACACGCGCCTGCTCCACAGCATCGTAAATGGCGCGCGCCTGCTTTCCTTCTGGAGCAAGGCTCGCATGAATGCGTGGGTTATGGCGCGCCTGGCGCAGCGCCATGGAATCGCCAAGGCCGCGCGTGACGGCAATATCATGCGCGGTCGGACGTTTCGGCAGGTCGGGAAGGCGGGCACGATTGGCGCTCAGGGCCGGGCGGTCGTTGGTAAACGCCACTTCCAGCTCATGCTCGCCGGAAATGGCGCGGACGCAAGCCGTTATCGCACGCTTGAACGGTTCGGAATCCACCGGTCCCGGTTTACGCTCGCGCGAATTATCGCCTATTCCTGACTTCTGGCCCGACATATGCCTATCCTGACTTCGCTTTCAAGCAAGGGCGAAGCTCATCGCCCCCGCACCAGACAGTGCACTGCCGCCGGATGATCGGGCGGCAGGCTTCCTCCGCATCAAGCGAGAACGATGTTGGCCGCCGATTCCGGCAGTTCAACGCCGAAAGCACGCTGATAGAACTCAGCCACGGTCGCGCGTTCCAGCTCGTCGCACTTGTTGAGGAAGGTCAGGCGGAATGCAAAGCCGACATCGTTGAAGATCGCGGCATTTTCGGCCCAGGTGATGACCGTGCGCGGGCTCATGACGGTCGAGAGATCGCCATTGATGAAGGCCTGACGGGTCATGTCGGCCACGCGCACCATCTTGTTCACGATCTCGCGGCCTTCGGCATTCTGGTAATGCTTGGCCTTGGCGAGAACGATGTTCACTTCATTGTCGTGCGGCAGATAGTTCAGCGTCGTCACGATGGACCAGCGGTCCATCTGCGCCTGGTTGATCTGCTGGGTGCCGTGATAAAGGCCGGTCGTGTCGCCGAGACCGACGGTGTTGGCGGTCGCGAACAGGCGGAATGCCGGGTGCGGACGGATGACGCGGCTCTGGTCGAGAAGCGTCAGGCGGCCGGAGGATTCCAGAACGCGCTGGATGACGAACATCACGTCAGGGCGGCCGGCGTCGTATTCGTCGAACACCAGCGCCACATTGTGCTGATAGGCCCAGGGCAGGATGCCGTCCTTGAATTCGGTGACCTGCACGCCTTCCTTGACCACGATGGCGTCCTTGCCGACGAGATCGATACGGCTGACATGGCTGTCGAGGTTGACGCGCACGCAAGGCCAGTTGAGGCGGGCCGCGACCTGCTCGATATGGGTCGACTTGCCGGTGCCGTGATAGCCCGAAACCATCACGCGACGGTTATAGGCAAAGCCTGCGAGGATCGCGAGCGTCGTCTGACGGTCGAAAAGATAATCCGGATCAAGCTCCGGCACATAGGAATCGCCTGCCGCATAGGCCGGCACCGTCATGTCGGAATCGATCCCGAACACTTCGCGCACCGAAACCGTCGTATCCGGCAAATTGGCTATATCCCGCTCAACCTTGTTCATCATGCCTCCAGAGCGGCAGGCAGCGACCGGCCGCGAATTAATACCGGCAAGCTGCCGACCGGCAACTTTCATCCGCGGGCATGTTTTTCCGGCGAGCCGGACGGTATGCCCCTTCCGTAATTCGTTGCGGGCATCCGTGCTTGCATCCACGCCTTGGCGCGGCAGAAGAATGTCCGTCGGAGCCGTCGGCGACCGCTCCATAGTCAGCTTTCAGTCCCAAACAGGCTTTAGCAAAAACCTGCCTGCTTGAGCAATTGATAAGCCTGAATAACATCGCGAAATCTCTCTTCCGATCCGCGATCACCACCATTCGCATCCGGATGGTGCTGCTTTACCAACTCTTTATAGCGCGCCTTGATCTTATCGCCAGTCGAATTTGGTTCAAGACCGAGGGTGGCCAGCGCCTTTATTTCCAGCGTGCGGGGTTTGCGCTGCGCCTTCTGGCCCGGCGCATGTCCCTTCGCTTCCTTGAAAAGATTGAAGGGATCGCGGATGCGGTTGTGATAGGAGGCCGAACCTGACCG from Brucella intermedia LMG 3301 harbors:
- the ftsY gene encoding signal recognition particle-docking protein FtsY, which encodes MAMGFIKKMFSFGKKEVEEKPVEQPAPDAVEAALETEPPETAAAPEETQDTAVEVVVSEREMPVIAHEPEPMEEPASETVEEEKAKPEHPVAEIEIPIEQPPVMEPIAVEAPAPEPVVEPVVEPGPEPVSEPEQPEVAKAPDAAVVKEAVEPATQPEPVKPKKVKVARAVEEHKEEAPVEAAPEPKLSWFERLRRGLLRSSNSLSESIGGIFTKRKLDDDTLQDLEDVLIQADLGLETAMRVTDALASGRYGKDVTGEEVRTIMGAEIEKVLGPVAKPLELDLSHKPHVILVVGVNGTGKTTTIGKLAAKLTAGGLKVMLAAGDTFRAAAIEQLHIWGERTGSPVVSSKLGADAAGLAYDAWEKAKEAGSDVLIIDTAGRLQNKAELMDELAKIVRVLGKHDPEAPHTVLQTLDATTGQNALNQVEIFKNIAGVNGLVMTKLDGTARGGILVAISAKHKLPIYFIGVGEGVDDLEPFAAKDFARAIAGVA
- the gloB gene encoding hydroxyacylglutathione hydrolase; protein product: MNDIAPRLEIEQFICRSDNYGVLIHDPQSALTASIDAPDAAAVEAALKRRGWTLDFIFTTHHHLDHVEGNEALKAKYGVGIIGPKAEETKIPGIDRTVKDGDEFTFGLFRVKAIATPGHTAGEISYYIPDAKAVFTGDTLFALGCGRLFEGTPLTMFQSLLKLIALPGDTAVYCGHEYTESNARFALTIDPANSALKERAAEIARLRAADRMTLPSSIALEMATNPFLRWHDAGIRSRLGLQDAPDEAVFAEIRKRKDMF
- a CDS encoding heavy metal translocating P-type ATPase, giving the protein MSETLNQIRFRIDGMDCASCAAKIETAVRRVRGIKDVSVSVAGGTMTVSHDGTGDLDKIAAKVRSLGYGAEPVASEKAPAKGEHSHDHSHHDHDHDHDHGACGGSHDHAHDHGHEHDQDGHSEIAATPDSLRFRVDGMDCASCAAKIDTAVRRLPGVTDVSVSVTNGAMNVNHDGTARSDEIAAKVTALGYRTTLADTAPAASGGRAAPKASAPAKPLPWWRSKKGQMMLACGGGLVAAYIAGHLYPAIELWAFTAAMLIGLVPIARRAYMAAINGTPFSIEMLMTIAAIGAMFIGATEEAAAVVFLFLVGELLEGVAAGKARASIQSLTALVPKTAFLEKNGTTSEVAADSLAVGDVISVRPGDRMPADGEILTGESAVDEAPVTGESTPVGKAEGDTVFAGTINGDGVLRVRVTAAAQDNTIARVVRLVEEAQEAKAPTERFINRFSTYYTPGVVVVAALVAILPPLLAGGDWNEWIYKGLAILLIGCPCALVISTPAAIAAALSSGARRGLLMKGGAVLETIGKITAACFDKTGTLTEGKPKVTDVLAGDLPEDEVLRLAASLDAGSSHPLALAIVGAAEQRGLKLAPVTGGKAHGGKGVSGMVGEKDLFLGSRRAADDIAAIPDALANRIAACNDEGKTVSVLVANGRIAGAIAMRDEPRADAIAGLQELKAANIRTVMLTGDNRRTAEAIGRDLGIEVRAELLPQDKQRIVGELRKEGLIVAKIGDGINDAPALAAADVGIAMGGGTDVALETADAAVLHGRVGDVEEMVDLSKRTMRNIHQNIAIALGLKAVFLVTTVLGITGLWPAILADTGATVLVTINALRLLRQPVR
- a CDS encoding MerR family transcriptional regulator → MTNVPIGEASKASGVKVPTIRYYEQIGLLPSPPRSDGNRRLYDRSDIQRLLFIRHARDLGFEVDAIRTLLDLQDNPDQSCAAADAIARARLSDVEHRIAKLLSLKTELQRMLECTAHGRIDQCRVIEILGNHEECVHPKH
- a CDS encoding DUF3108 domain-containing protein, yielding MIEPSHVLKPVRHRLAQYGVAAAAGLAFAGLSLGALTMASGAARADDLYRTEYDISIFGLSIARSAIETTVNGANYNLNGRFLTSGLARVFDDTDGTVHVTGSAVGGKVVPKSFDLAYKHGRKNKSTTIRFANGNVVAAENQPPVKKRDPWVETSPQDLLSVSDPLSALMIPAKNGRAVCDRSLSVFDGQTRAEIRLSFNGTESFTTDGFTGESVICSAKFIPISGYQKGKKAIDYLSNRSRMTISFASLGNSGIYAPVVARIGTQIGTLKIQATRFSKVN
- the rpmB gene encoding 50S ribosomal protein L28 encodes the protein MSRACELTGKSVQYGNNVSHANNKTRRRFLPNLCNVTLMSETLGQSYRLRVSANALRSVEHRGGLDAFLVKSDDKELSQRARLLKRQIAKKQAEAVAA
- a CDS encoding queuosine precursor transporter, translating into MSIETPTFSRLMPAILAMCVAVAASNILVQYPFQHFGLGEVLTYGAFTYPVAFLVNDLTNRRFGPAAARKVVYAGFVLGVVMSIWLATPRIAIASGSAFLFAQLMDITVFDRLRRKTWWKAPFAAAMFGSVLDTVLFFSIAFAAGFAWIDTLTGMPDSSLAEPASFLGLGVPLWASLAFGDFFVKVIMGTLMLIPYGAILAVFAPSLYAPSRTTAEEA
- the cobT gene encoding cobaltochelatase subunit CobT, translating into MSGQKSGIGDNSRERKPGPVDSEPFKRAITACVRAISGEHELEVAFTNDRPALSANRARLPDLPKRPTAHDIAVTRGLGDSMALRQARHNPRIHASLAPEGKQARAIYDAVEQARVEAIGARAMAGMADNLSTMLADKYSKANFSTVTEREDAPLEEAVSLLLREKLTGRAAPAEAGQVLELWRDWIEQKAAADIARLGDNLEDQQAFARTVRDMLASMDMAEELSQEEPSDEEEQNDEQTPDSDENEEGGDESQEGSDSAESEESDSSSDEGEQGEMDAADASADDMDDSEDIDAETPGDTRRPNQPFANFAEHVDYKVFTREFDEEVEATDLCDEAELDRLRGFLDKQLANLQGVVGRLANRLQRRLMAQQNRSWDFDLEEGYLDSARLVRIVIDPTQPLSYKQERDTDFRDTVVTLVLDNSGSMRGRPITVAATCADILARTLERCGVKVEILGFTTKAWKGGQSREAWLGRGKPANPGRLNDLRHIVYKSADAPWRRARRNLGLMMREGLLKENIDGEALIWAHQRLLGRPEQRKILMMISDGAPVDDSTLSVNPGNYLERHLRAVIEEIETRSPVELIAIGIGHDVTRYYQRAVTIVDAEELAGAMTEQLASLFEEQGAAAPAKGRRRAGRR
- the cobS gene encoding cobaltochelatase subunit CobS; translation: MNKVERDIANLPDTTVSVREVFGIDSDMTVPAYAAGDSYVPELDPDYLFDRQTTLAILAGFAYNRRVMVSGYHGTGKSTHIEQVAARLNWPCVRVNLDSHVSRIDLVGKDAIVVKEGVQVTEFKDGILPWAYQHNVALVFDEYDAGRPDVMFVIQRVLESSGRLTLLDQSRVIRPHPAFRLFATANTVGLGDTTGLYHGTQQINQAQMDRWSIVTTLNYLPHDNEVNIVLAKAKHYQNAEGREIVNKMVRVADMTRQAFINGDLSTVMSPRTVITWAENAAIFNDVGFAFRLTFLNKCDELERATVAEFYQRAFGVELPESAANIVLA